CATGGCCTCGAGCAGGGCGCTCTGCACCTTGGAGGGAGAGCGGTTGATTTCGTCGGCCAGCACGAGGTTGGCGAACACGGGGCCCTTGTGGACGGAGAACTCGCCGGTCTGCGGTTGGAAAATCATCGTGCCCACCACGTCGCTGGGCAGCAGGTCGGGCGTGAACTGCACGCGGTCGCCATCGACACCGAGCGCGGACCCGAGGGAGTTGATCAACAAGGTCTTGGCCAGACCCGGCATGCCCTCGAGCAGCACGTGACCGTCGGCCAGCAAGGCGACGAGCAGTTGGTCGATTACCTCTTCCTGGCCGAGGACCGCCTTGGCGACCTCCTGCTTGATTTTGGCTCCCCATTCCGGACCGGATATCATCGCTAACTTTCGTTGAGATTACGCTGTGCCGGCCCTTCCGGCCCGCGAATACCTGCAGTGAGACTTCCGCCCAAGACCGCCGCGACGCGGTCGATTATATAATCCGATATACCCCGATGCCGATTACGCGGCCGCCTACCCTCTAGGCGGCCGCGCTGCTATCAATCGTCGCCGACTGAAGCAAAGGCATCGAAATCAAATTCACCCTCCGACTTGGCCACGATGACCGAGACGACACAGTCGCCGGAGACATTCACCGCGGTGCGGACCATATCGAGCAGACGGTCCACGCCGTAAATCACGCCGATCGCGGCCACCGGCAGTCCCACCTGCTGAAACACCATCGCCAGCATGATCAGACCCACGCCGGGCACGCCGGCTGTGCCGATGGACGACAGGGTCGCCATGAGCACCACCATGAGGTAACCCTGCACGCCGATGTCCACATTCAGCGCCTGGGCGATGAAGACCGTGGCCACCCCCTGCAGGATCGCCGTGCCATCCATGTTGATGGTCGCGCCGAGCGGAATAGTGAAGGCCCCCACGGCCGGTTTTACGCCGAGGCGGTGCTCCACCGTTTCGAGCGTGAGCGGCAGCGTGGCGTTGCTGCTCGCTGTGGAGAAGGCGAAGAGCTGCACCTTGCGCACTTTGCGCATGAAGGTGCGCACACTCAGGCCCGTGCAGACCCGGAAGAGCAGACCGTAGGTCACGAAGAGGTGCACCAGCAGCACACCAACCACGAGGAAGAAGTATTTGCCCAGCGCGAGGATGGCCGGGAGCCCCTCCGCCGCGAAGGTGCGGGCGACGAGTGCAAAGACACCGAAGGGCGCGATCTGCATGAGCAGCATCACCAACTTCATCACGATGTCGTTGAGGTCGTTGGCGAGCCGCAGCACACGCTGCCCGGGTTCACCCGCCAGGCAGGTGGCTACGCCAAAGAGAATGGCAAACACGATGATCTGCAGCATGTTGCCTTCCGCCATCGAAGCGAAGGGATTGCTGGGAAATACATTCATGATCACCTCGGTGAGCGGCGGGCTTTCCCGCACCGCAAACTCCGCCGTGTAGTCGAGGCTCAGGCCGTCGCCCGGACGTATCAGCACGGCCAATACGATGGCGGTGCTCACGGCGATGGCGGTCGTGGCCAGATAAAAAGCCACCGTCTTCAGGCCGATGCGACCGAGTCGCCGCACGTCGTTGAGCGAAGCCGTGCCGCAGATGAGCGAGAGCAGCACCAGCGGCACCACCAGCAGCTGCAGCGACTTCACAAAAATGCGCCCCACCACCGGGAAGACGCCATCGACCAACCAGGCAAAGCCCGGCGTTGCGGGTCCGACCATATTGATCACCACCCCGAGCGCGGCGCCGAGCACCATGCCGATGAGGATATTGCGGGTGAGGTTGGCGGATTTCATCGTCGCAAAGCGCTTAGTCGCTGAAGCACTCCAGGTATTTGAGGCCGCAGCCGGTGTTGAAGATCACGACGCGTTCGTCGCGCTCGATTTTGCCGTCCATCAGCAGCTGCACCAGCGCAGCATGGCAGGCGGCGCCCTCCGGGGCGGCGAAGATACCCTCGCAACGACCCATCTCCCGCACCGAGGCCAGCATGGCTTCGTCGGACACCGCGACCGCTCCGCCGTGCGAGCGGCGAATGGCGTCGAGCATGATGAAGTCGCCGATCGCCTTCGGCACGCGCAGGCCGGACGCCTTGGTGTGCGCGTTGGCAAACATCTCGGCCTTTTCGGCGCCGGATTCGAAGGCCCGCACGATCGGCGCGCAGCCCTCGGCCTGGACGGAGTAAATGCGCGGGCGACGCGAATCGATCCAGCCCATGCGCTCCATCTCATCAAAGGCCTTCCACATGCCGATGAGCCCCGTGCCCCCGCCCGTCGGGTAAAGCAGCGCATCGGGCAGCTCCCAGTTGAGTTGCTCGGCCAGTTCGTAACCGAGGGTCTTTTTGCCCTCGATGCGATACGGCTCCTTCAGCGTGGAAACATCAAACCAGCCCTCGGCCTCCTTGCGGCGCCCAACCTCGGCCCCGCAGTCGGTGATGAGGCCATCCATCAAGGTGACCCGGGCGCCCATTTCGCGACACTCGATCACGTTGGCGATCGGGGTGTCCTTGGGCATAAAAATGTAGGCCGGCAAACCAGCGCGTGCCGCATAGGCCGCCATCGCGCCCGCCGCATTGCCCGCGGACGGCACCGCGAGTTTTTCCACGCCGAGTTCCTTGGCCATGGATACCGCCGCCGTCATGCCGCGGGCTTTAAAACTGCCGGTCGGATTCTGCCCCTCGTCCTTGATGTAGAGGTGCTTCATGCCGATTGCGGAGCCGAGACGCTGCACCGACAGGAGCGGCGTCATCCCCTCGCCCAAACTCACGATGTTGGCCGGATCCTCCACCGGGAGCACTTCCCGGTAGCGCCACATCGAGGCCTCGCGGCCGCGCAGGGATTCCGGCGAAAGCGTCTGGGCGGCGGCCTCCAAATCATACTCCACCAACAACGGTAGTCCGCACACGCGGCACAGGTTGTGGATTTCGCCGGCGGGGTGGGTTTCGCCGCAGCTGGAGCAAGTGAGTTTGGTAACGTTCATAAAAGCAGAAGGCGCGAGCGCCGACGGGTTGTATGCGATAAGTGGTGACGCCGGATTTTTCCGCCGACGAGGGTTTCGCTTATACCTCCTGCAATAGCCGCGGGGTTTGTCAGGCGATCCACCCCGCCCGGATCGCGAGGTAGGTGCCCACACACACCACGAACCACAGCAGCACGCCCATCTGTAGCGCCCGCAGCCCCGCCTGACGCCAGGCCTGCCAACTCATCCCGACCCCGACCAAAAACAAACTCAGCGTCAGCAAACGCTTCGCGCCCGTCACCACCACGGGAGCCAACTCGCTCAGCCCCGGCAGCCACGTAAAGAGCGCCGACACGAGGAGGAATCCGCCGATAAACCACGGGATCGCCACGCGGCGCCGAGTCCCTTGATCGCCCTGCCCGCGGAAGGCCAGCCCGAGGCCCAGCGCCACGGGAACGATCCAGAGCGCGCGCGCCAATTTGACGGTGGTGGCAATGGCCAGCGCCTCCTCCCCACCGGCCAGCGACGCGCCCACCACCGAGCTGGTGTCGTGGATCGCCAGTGCGCACCACAGCCCATAAGCCTCGGGCGCGAGATGCGTCCACGCCCCCAGCACCGGGAAGAGCAACAAGGCCACCGCGTTGAGCAAAAACACCGTGGCGAGCGACGCAGAGATCTCGTCGTTTTCCGCCCGAATCACCGGGGCCACCGCCGCGATCGCACTGCCGCCACAAATCGCGGTGCCCACCATGATGAGCGTGCCCAACCGCGATTTTACGCCCAGCCACCGTATGAGCCCAAACGCGACCGCCCCGGTCAGCAGTAGACTCACCGCCGTGTATCCCAAACCCGCCACGCCCACCCGCGCGACCACGGCCAGGTTGAGCCCGGCACCGATGCCCACCACCGCCGATTTTAACAACAGGTGGGTGGCCCGCGAGAGTGGCAGCCACGTTGGCGCCCCCACGCTGAAACCCACCGCCATGCCGGCCAACAGGGCCAGCCAAGGAGGCACTCCGACGACGAGCGTCGCGATCACGCCGGCGAGCAACAGCCCACTCGGCAGCATCGTCGACGCCGTCGTCGGCGTGGCCCCCGACGTCATTACTGCAACGCCGCAGCGAGACCGTCGCTCGCGATCGCAGTCGAGGGACCGTGATACATTGCGTTGAAGAGCAGCTTGGTGGTCGCCCGGGCCTGCGCGCGGAAGTCCACCTGGGTGGCAAAGGTCACCACCATACCGTCACCCACCGTGAACGACACCACGTTGGCCTGGTCGTGCAGGTAGTCTTCACCAAGCAGCCAGCCGCTTTGCAGCACGTCCTGCTCCGGGTATTTGGAGACCACCGAAGCCTTGACGCCAAACGACGGACGCAGGCGGTAGGCTTGGTTGCGCATGAAGAAGACCGGCCACTCCTCCGGCATGCCCCAGGCCACCGGGTTGCTCGGGTCGAAGAGGTTGTCGAGCAACGCGCCCGGGCAATAGAAGAGCGTCGTCGGATCGGCCACTTCCTCGCGCAGCGTGGTGAGCAGCGAGGTCGGGCTCATGAAGGTGGCCTTCAACTTTTCGTCGATGGCCGAAGCTTTCACCATCTTCGCGTCAGCGTCGGAGCTACCACTCTCCCACCAGCGCTCCGGCGGTTCCGGCAGCACCTTTTCGATCGGCAGGTCGAGCAACTCCCGGGCGGTTTCCACCGCCGAGCCGATGGCCAGCAGAGTGCCGCCGTCGTGGACCCAGTCCTGCAGCTTGTCCCAGCCTTCTTCGCCGATGCCGGCCGCCCAGCCCCAGACGGCGGGATCATTCTTCTCCTGATCCAAGCCTTTGACCAAACGTTGTTTCGAAAGTCCGGCGGGCATCACGATCACGTCATAGCGCGCGGATAGATCGCCGTCAAAGTCGGAGGCTTTCACCACCTCATAATTCACTTCGTATTGATCGAAGATCCACATGAGCCAGCCGCCCGGCATGAGATTGGCGGAGCGGTAGAGCCCCACTCGCGTGCCCGGCTTGAGCGCGAAGCCCGGCACCTCCGGCAACTCAGCCGTGGCGCCCACCGGCAGACCGAGGTCGGTCGCCGCCATGGCCATGATCGGGCGCGTCGCCGCCGTGATCGGCGCGATGAGCGTGCCCGGGGCCCAGGTTTTGCCGTCGAGCGTCACCGCTTCCTGGATACGCACAGCCGGCACGCCATGGGACTGCAGTTGGGCAACGACTTTGAACAGACCGTAGGACTCGGGCCCCACGAGGTAATAACCGCGATTCAGGGACGGCAGCGTCTTGGGGGCCGCGGCCACCGACTCCACGCGCTCCAGCGCCACGTCGAAGGCTTCATCAATCGTATCCACTTCGACGCCCATCAACATCCACAGGGTGTGACCGGTGGCATCGTAGGGGCGCTTGGGCGGACCACCCGGGAACTCGGTGAGGTGCGGATACTCCTGCTGCTCCAGCATCGTCTTGGCGAACGCGCCGTAGGGCTGGGCGACCTTGATCACCCAGGACCCGGCGGCGTAGTCCTTGCCACCCGCGCTGAAGGCGGCGGTGGCCTGATCGATCTCCAATTCGGCGACCTCGAGGATCTCGAGCATCTCATAGGTCGCATACGGGTCACGCTGATCAGCCGGCACGACAAAGGCAAACGGGCCGTCGGTGCGCTCGGTCCAGGACTTCTGCACCGTGTAGAAGTTGGTCAGGAACTCCTTGCTGTAGCGGGCGACATGTTTGATGCCGGCCATCGCCACGATCACGCCGTAATCGACCTGATCCTGCAGGGTCCACGTGTCGCTGGAGTAAGCCACCGGGAAGTCGCGGCGCGTCTCCTGCGGGCCGAGCGGGCTGCCGTCCTTGCTCACCTGCGGATCGGCGAGGTTGGAACGGGCGATCTCGGTGAGGATGCGGGGCTGGCCCTTGTAGATCATGAACTGGCGAGCCGGGGTCCAACCGTCGAAACGTTCGCCCCAGGTCACGCCTTCCTTGCCCGCGGCGAAGAGCGCCTCGGCCATGGCCTGGCCGACCGTGGCCTGCTCGATCTTGAGCAGCTGGTGCATGTTGGGATCAAAGGGATCGTCGAAGGGCGGCACCCAGATGCGGGCCCCGTTGTTGCCCATCTGGTGCATGTCGTGGGTGATCACCGGACGGAAGCGCGCCTGGATGCCGAGGTTCACGCGGGTCTCCTTCTGCGTGAACATGAACCAGTCGCGGTTGTCGTCGTGACCGGTGTATTTGTGATATAAATCCGGATACACGCGCTGATAGGGCGTGTCCTTGGTCTCATACCAATGGTTGACCACGTGGAACTGCCCATCGGGATTTTGCGACGGCAGGATCACCACCACGGACTCGTCGAGGATCTCGGCGATGTCCTCGGACGTGCCGGTGGTTAGCTCGTAGGCGACCTCGGTGACGGAGGCGATATTGCAAACTTCCGTGGAGTGAATGGTCGCGTAAAGGAAGTAGACTGGCTTGCCCTCGGCGATGAGGGCCTGGGCTTCGGTCTCGTCGAGACCGCGCGGATCGGCCAAGCGTTGGTTGATCTCCAGCAGGCGGTCGAGGTTGGCGAGATTCTCGGGCGAGCTCACCACGATCATGCCGAAGGTATTGCCCTCGGTCGTCGTGCCCGGCTCCTCGTAGATGACGCGATCGCTGCCGTCCGCGAGGGTCTGCAGGTAACGCAGGACCTCGGGGTATTTCACCAGCTCGCCGGTGGCACCGGGCTTGAAGCCAAAAAACGTTTCCGGGTTCGGCAGGGAGGACGCTGCGCCCAACACGGCACTCGTCCACAGGCAAAGGGCGGCGATGAAGCCAGCCCGCTTGATGCGCGCGGCGCGTCGGTTGGAGAGCGCCAGCATTATCAAAATCATCATAGATGGGTCGGGGTTGAATCCGCCGCGGCTGCGACACCGAGGAGGTCCTCCCTCCCCAGTGCCGCCGCCTACAGACGAACGCCAAAAGAACTACGTTCAGCGTGCACCCTGCGGACCTCCGCCGCTCGTTTTAATCCCGCCGGGTATATCTCGCGATATAGCGGATCGCAGGCGAACTCGCTGATCAAAACGTGTCGGGCGTAAAGCCCGACCCACAGCAAAGCGCTGAAACCTGAAAATGTGGGTCGGGCTTTACGCCCGACATCAGCCCCTCCGCTGTAGCCGGCCGCGCTGAGGCCGGCCTCGCTGAGGCCGGTCCGTAGCGCTGCTCCCCAGCCCTGCCTTTACGGCAAAGTCGCCCAGGCCGCGTAATACCGTCGGCCCAACTCGCGCAGGGCAGCGGTCTCGAAATGAATCCCGTCCGGCTTGGCGGTGAGCCCTTTGGCGGATACCCACACCACGTGCGCATCCGCCGCCGCGATGCTGCGGTTGGCCGCGTCGACTTGCTGCTGCGGCTCGCTCAGGGCATCCGGCGTAAAGCGTCCGGTCTGCCCAATCACAATCGGCACGGTCGGCGCAGCCAAGGCGGCGCGGAAACGTTGCAGCAGTTCCCGCAAACCCGCCTCGTAATTCTCGGCCAGTCCCGGATGCGAGTCGCTCTCACCCTGGTGCCACAGGATGCCACGCAGGGTGCCGTCGGTCATGGCCAGTTTCGCTCGGCGGGTAGCGTCGAACCACGGATGACTCCGCGTCTGCTCAAAATACGCGCCCACCGCCCAATCGTGCAGGGCCGAGCCGCCACAAGCGGCCGGGATGAGTCCCACGTCCACGTCGGGATGGGCCGCGCGGTAAGCAGCGGCGAAGCTCTTCGCCAGTCCGGCGCCGGCCATCGATTTGTCCCAATGGTAAGGTTCCACCGCCGGCATCCAGCGATCCTCAGCGCCCCAGACCCACACGCCTTCGAGAGGTGCGTTGTCGGCCGGATCGATCTCCCCGCGGCCAGCCATGTTGGACTGCCCCACGAGAAGAAAGAGGTGCAGCTCCCGGGTCGGCTGCTCGGCCGCGTTCACGCTGCCTGTGGCCAGCGGCAGCAGCAGCAGAGCGGCGCCAACCGCGAGGCGATGGAAGAGAAATCGGAACATAGGAATTAACGCACTTCGTAGACTTCGATCAGAGCCGTGCCGTCGCCGCCATCGGCGCCATTCACCTGCACGGTATAACCCTGGCCACCGGCTTCAACCACAAGCAGCAACGCCGCATCGGTGCTACCCGCCGTGAGCGGGAACGCGCCCAGGTCGCCCATCAGGGTCGCCAACGAAGCATCCCAGTCGTCGTTGGTCGCGATCACATTGCGCGCGGCGTCATACACCGTGATCTGCGGATTTGCCAAGACCCCCGGCACCCCAAAGCGGCTGTTGAGTTCCGGCCCCACACCACGAATGAGCACGCGGGCATGGCCCGGACCACCGACCGTGAAGCCGGCCGTGAGCACCTTGTCGCCCGGACCCGTGTAGGTGAGCGCCGAGACGTTGACGAGCCGCGGACCGGTCGCACTGGCCGCCGGATCATAGACCTCGCTCAGAATCACCCCACCCTCGTCGCCGGTGATCTCCACGGTCTTGCTGCCGCTCACGTTTGCGATCACGGCGGCATCCTTGCTGTCGACCACGAAGGGGAAGCCTCCCACCGCGTTGGCGGTATCGAAGATGTCGGCGTAAACCCAATCGTCATTGGCCGCGATCACGGTCGGCCCTTCCTGCACGGAGAGGCGCGGGTCGGGCATCGTGCCGCTAACGTTGTAGGCCGCCAGACTCGGGCCGGC
This portion of the Actomonas aquatica genome encodes:
- a CDS encoding sialate O-acetylesterase translates to MFRFLFHRLAVGAALLLLPLATGSVNAAEQPTRELHLFLLVGQSNMAGRGEIDPADNAPLEGVWVWGAEDRWMPAVEPYHWDKSMAGAGLAKSFAAAYRAAHPDVDVGLIPAACGGSALHDWAVGAYFEQTRSHPWFDATRRAKLAMTDGTLRGILWHQGESDSHPGLAENYEAGLRELLQRFRAALAAPTVPIVIGQTGRFTPDALSEPQQQVDAANRSIAAADAHVVWVSAKGLTAKPDGIHFETAALRELGRRYYAAWATLP
- a CDS encoding M14 family zinc carboxypeptidase, yielding MMILIMLALSNRRAARIKRAGFIAALCLWTSAVLGAASSLPNPETFFGFKPGATGELVKYPEVLRYLQTLADGSDRVIYEEPGTTTEGNTFGMIVVSSPENLANLDRLLEINQRLADPRGLDETEAQALIAEGKPVYFLYATIHSTEVCNIASVTEVAYELTTGTSEDIAEILDESVVVILPSQNPDGQFHVVNHWYETKDTPYQRVYPDLYHKYTGHDDNRDWFMFTQKETRVNLGIQARFRPVITHDMHQMGNNGARIWVPPFDDPFDPNMHQLLKIEQATVGQAMAEALFAAGKEGVTWGERFDGWTPARQFMIYKGQPRILTEIARSNLADPQVSKDGSPLGPQETRRDFPVAYSSDTWTLQDQVDYGVIVAMAGIKHVARYSKEFLTNFYTVQKSWTERTDGPFAFVVPADQRDPYATYEMLEILEVAELEIDQATAAFSAGGKDYAAGSWVIKVAQPYGAFAKTMLEQQEYPHLTEFPGGPPKRPYDATGHTLWMLMGVEVDTIDEAFDVALERVESVAAAPKTLPSLNRGYYLVGPESYGLFKVVAQLQSHGVPAVRIQEAVTLDGKTWAPGTLIAPITAATRPIMAMAATDLGLPVGATAELPEVPGFALKPGTRVGLYRSANLMPGGWLMWIFDQYEVNYEVVKASDFDGDLSARYDVIVMPAGLSKQRLVKGLDQEKNDPAVWGWAAGIGEEGWDKLQDWVHDGGTLLAIGSAVETARELLDLPIEKVLPEPPERWWESGSSDADAKMVKASAIDEKLKATFMSPTSLLTTLREEVADPTTLFYCPGALLDNLFDPSNPVAWGMPEEWPVFFMRNQAYRLRPSFGVKASVVSKYPEQDVLQSGWLLGEDYLHDQANVVSFTVGDGMVVTFATQVDFRAQARATTKLLFNAMYHGPSTAIASDGLAAALQ
- a CDS encoding YeiH family protein, which translates into the protein MTSGATPTTASTMLPSGLLLAGVIATLVVGVPPWLALLAGMAVGFSVGAPTWLPLSRATHLLLKSAVVGIGAGLNLAVVARVGVAGLGYTAVSLLLTGAVAFGLIRWLGVKSRLGTLIMVGTAICGGSAIAAVAPVIRAENDEISASLATVFLLNAVALLLFPVLGAWTHLAPEAYGLWCALAIHDTSSVVGASLAGGEEALAIATTVKLARALWIVPVALGLGLAFRGQGDQGTRRRVAIPWFIGGFLLVSALFTWLPGLSELAPVVVTGAKRLLTLSLFLVGVGMSWQAWRQAGLRALQMGVLLWFVVCVGTYLAIRAGWIA
- a CDS encoding threonine synthase encodes the protein MNVTKLTCSSCGETHPAGEIHNLCRVCGLPLLVEYDLEAAAQTLSPESLRGREASMWRYREVLPVEDPANIVSLGEGMTPLLSVQRLGSAIGMKHLYIKDEGQNPTGSFKARGMTAAVSMAKELGVEKLAVPSAGNAAGAMAAYAARAGLPAYIFMPKDTPIANVIECREMGARVTLMDGLITDCGAEVGRRKEAEGWFDVSTLKEPYRIEGKKTLGYELAEQLNWELPDALLYPTGGGTGLIGMWKAFDEMERMGWIDSRRPRIYSVQAEGCAPIVRAFESGAEKAEMFANAHTKASGLRVPKAIGDFIMLDAIRRSHGGAVAVSDEAMLASVREMGRCEGIFAAPEGAACHAALVQLLMDGKIERDERVVIFNTGCGLKYLECFSD
- a CDS encoding dicarboxylate/amino acid:cation symporter, whose protein sequence is MKSANLTRNILIGMVLGAALGVVINMVGPATPGFAWLVDGVFPVVGRIFVKSLQLLVVPLVLLSLICGTASLNDVRRLGRIGLKTVAFYLATTAIAVSTAIVLAVLIRPGDGLSLDYTAEFAVRESPPLTEVIMNVFPSNPFASMAEGNMLQIIVFAILFGVATCLAGEPGQRVLRLANDLNDIVMKLVMLLMQIAPFGVFALVARTFAAEGLPAILALGKYFFLVVGVLLVHLFVTYGLLFRVCTGLSVRTFMRKVRKVQLFAFSTASSNATLPLTLETVEHRLGVKPAVGAFTIPLGATINMDGTAILQGVATVFIAQALNVDIGVQGYLMVVLMATLSSIGTAGVPGVGLIMLAMVFQQVGLPVAAIGVIYGVDRLLDMVRTAVNVSGDCVVSVIVAKSEGEFDFDAFASVGDD